From a single Actinomyces viscosus genomic region:
- a CDS encoding DUF4862 family protein, with the protein MSATSPNQTERRVVPVVVGAYPMLPPDDEDRRGAAALYAALADLGWVDGIELPFREALDAPEPWLAEQLAGRFSQCVVTAIPGTMGRAGSDPAFGLASPDDDGRGRALAYTRSLLEAVDRLHEAAGDQLVTRIELHSAPHHRASAEAFHASLSELTEDFASRNLGMIVEHCDAEGGVGPSEKAFLPLDQEIIACRDTPALITVNWGRSVIETHDPATPERHLRELVEAGRLGGVMISGAGPEETQWAWAWADAHLPLAEHEPTSWLTPERVAATMRAAGSAQTYEGVKINTPAKASLEEKLTWVGRVREAMLAGGSVGALAGERTD; encoded by the coding sequence ATGTCCGCCACCTCCCCGAACCAGACTGAACGCCGCGTCGTACCGGTCGTCGTCGGCGCCTACCCCATGCTTCCACCCGATGACGAGGACCGCCGGGGCGCCGCCGCCCTCTATGCGGCCCTGGCCGACCTCGGCTGGGTCGACGGCATTGAGCTGCCCTTCCGGGAGGCGCTCGACGCGCCCGAGCCGTGGCTGGCCGAGCAGCTGGCGGGACGCTTCAGCCAGTGCGTCGTCACAGCGATCCCGGGAACCATGGGGCGCGCGGGATCCGACCCCGCATTCGGCCTGGCCTCCCCCGACGACGACGGACGCGGCCGGGCCCTGGCCTACACCCGCTCACTGCTCGAGGCCGTCGACCGCCTCCACGAGGCCGCAGGCGACCAGCTCGTCACCCGGATCGAGCTGCACTCGGCGCCCCACCACCGGGCCAGCGCCGAGGCCTTCCACGCCTCCTTGAGCGAGCTGACCGAGGACTTCGCCTCCCGAAACCTGGGCATGATCGTGGAGCACTGCGACGCCGAGGGCGGCGTGGGTCCCTCGGAGAAGGCCTTCCTGCCCCTGGACCAGGAGATCATCGCCTGCCGCGACACCCCGGCTCTCATCACCGTCAACTGGGGGCGCTCCGTCATCGAGACCCACGACCCGGCCACCCCGGAACGCCATCTGCGCGAGCTCGTCGAGGCCGGCCGCCTGGGCGGGGTCATGATCTCGGGCGCGGGCCCCGAGGAGACCCAGTGGGCCTGGGCATGGGCCGACGCGCACCTGCCACTGGCCGAGCACGAGCCGACCAGCTGGCTCACGCCCGAACGGGTGGCCGCCACGATGCGTGCGGCCGGCTCCGCCCAAACCTATGAGGGCGTCAAGATCAACACCCCGGCGAAGGCCTCCCTGGAGGAGAAGCTGACCTGGGTGGGACGCGTGCGCGAGGCCATGCTCGCAGGCGGTTCAGTCGGTGCGCTCGCCGGTGAGCGCACCGACTGA
- a CDS encoding DNA-directed RNA polymerase subunit beta' translates to MLDANVFDRIQLGLATAEDIRSWSHGEVKKPETINYRTLKPEKDGLFCEKIFGPTRDWECACGKYKRVRYKGIVCERCGVEVTRSKVRRERMAHIKLAAPVTHIWYFKGVPSRLGYLLNLAPKDLEKVIYFAAYMVTEVDEEGRHDDLPSLRNELEVKKKHLEESGQAEVEARQQRLEEDLAQLEAEGAEASQREKLRKTAEREITAMRRRNQRALEHMDKVWDRFVSLKVGDLEGDEVLYRDMVADYGIYFKGAMGAEAIQARLRSFDLEAEAAALAEIVENGTGQRKTRAIKRLKVVNAFRMTGTAPESMVLDNIPVIPPDLRPMVQLDGGRFATSDLNDLYRRVINRNNRLKRLMDLGAPTIIVNNEKRMLQDAVDALFDNGRRGRPVTGVGNRPLKSLSDMLKGKQGRFRQNLLGKRVDYSGRSVIVVGPQLKLHQCGLPSQMALELFKPFVMKRLVELKEAQNVKAAKRMVERANPKVWDVLAEVIREHPVLLNRAPTLHRLGIQAFEPQLIEGKAIQLHPLVCGAFNADFDGDQMAVHLPLGAEAQAEARILMLSSNNILKPSDGRPVTMPSQDMIIGTYYLTSDPDPAVEVERDAEGNEIVPAFSSFAEAVMAYDFGKLHVNAACDIRFEEGIAAPEGWEPPEGWSEGDPITLRTSLGRALFNTSLPETFPYVNYVVDKKQLGNIVNALAENYSRVEVAASLDALKANGFYWSTWSGITVAFADVVSPEAKQEILVRYENEAAEIEEQFELGALTEDDRYASLIDIWTKATAEVAEAMRENFPQRNTVYQMVVSGARGNWDQIRQLAGMRGLVADPKQRLIERPIKSNYREGLSVLEYFIATHGARKGLADTALRTADSGYLTRRLVDVSQDVIVREEDCGTRKGLTKRIFSWIEAGDELIKEPSEILGTTVFGTTLARDAIDAEGNLIIEAGADLGDAEIQAAIDAGIEEITVRSVLTCDSNVGTCAACYGRSLATGKRVDIGEAVGIIAAQSIGEPGTQLTMRTFHTGGAAGAADITQGLPRVQELFEARTPKGEAAVAEAAGTLKIEDDADGKRLVITRDDGEEDVIVPVSRRQRLLVTDGDHVEPGQALTEGPVDPKKVLRLRSVAATQRHLVEEVQEVYRSQGVDIHSKHIEVIVRQMLRRVTVLDSGDTNLLQGDLVDVMHYRAENRRVMAEGGKTATGRTELMGITKASLATDSWLSAASFQETTRVLTEAAMNGKSDPLLGLKENVILGKLIPAGTGLARYSDIEVEPTEEVKAEVFSRVDLGDNVFGESVALDDFHFGGDLRADFSDDFRTGFSSSEDVEF, encoded by the coding sequence GTGCTCGACGCCAACGTGTTCGACAGGATCCAGCTCGGCCTCGCCACCGCGGAGGACATTCGCTCGTGGTCCCACGGCGAGGTCAAGAAGCCCGAGACCATCAACTACCGCACCCTCAAGCCGGAGAAGGACGGCCTGTTCTGCGAGAAGATCTTCGGTCCCACCCGGGACTGGGAGTGCGCCTGCGGCAAGTACAAGCGCGTGCGCTACAAGGGCATCGTCTGCGAGCGCTGCGGGGTCGAGGTCACTCGCTCCAAGGTGCGTCGCGAGCGCATGGCCCACATCAAGCTCGCCGCGCCGGTCACCCACATCTGGTACTTCAAGGGCGTCCCCTCGCGCCTGGGCTACCTGCTCAACCTCGCGCCCAAGGACCTGGAGAAGGTCATCTACTTCGCGGCCTACATGGTTACCGAGGTCGACGAGGAGGGCCGTCACGACGACCTGCCCTCGCTGCGCAACGAGCTCGAGGTCAAGAAGAAGCACCTCGAGGAGTCCGGCCAGGCCGAGGTCGAGGCGCGTCAGCAGCGCCTCGAGGAGGACCTCGCCCAGCTCGAGGCCGAGGGCGCCGAGGCCTCCCAGCGCGAGAAGCTCCGCAAGACCGCCGAGCGCGAGATCACGGCCATGCGCCGTCGCAACCAGCGCGCCCTGGAGCACATGGACAAGGTGTGGGACCGCTTCGTGAGCCTCAAGGTCGGTGACCTGGAGGGTGACGAGGTCCTCTACCGCGACATGGTCGCCGACTACGGCATCTACTTCAAGGGCGCCATGGGCGCCGAGGCCATCCAGGCCCGCCTGCGCAGCTTCGACCTGGAGGCCGAGGCCGCCGCCCTGGCCGAGATCGTCGAGAACGGTACCGGCCAGCGCAAGACCCGCGCCATCAAGCGCCTCAAGGTCGTCAACGCCTTCCGCATGACCGGCACCGCCCCGGAGTCGATGGTCCTGGACAACATCCCGGTCATCCCGCCGGACCTGCGCCCCATGGTCCAGCTCGACGGTGGCCGCTTCGCCACCAGTGACCTCAACGACCTCTACCGCCGGGTCATCAACCGCAACAACCGCCTCAAGCGGCTCATGGACCTGGGTGCCCCGACGATCATCGTCAACAACGAGAAGCGCATGCTTCAGGACGCCGTCGACGCCCTGTTCGACAACGGCCGCCGCGGCCGCCCGGTCACCGGCGTGGGCAACCGCCCGCTGAAGTCCCTGTCCGACATGCTCAAGGGCAAGCAGGGTCGCTTCCGCCAGAACCTCCTGGGCAAGCGCGTGGACTACTCGGGCCGGTCCGTTATCGTCGTCGGCCCCCAGCTCAAGCTGCACCAGTGCGGTCTGCCCAGCCAGATGGCCCTGGAGCTGTTCAAGCCCTTCGTCATGAAGCGGCTCGTCGAGCTCAAGGAGGCCCAGAACGTCAAGGCCGCCAAGCGCATGGTCGAGCGCGCCAACCCCAAGGTCTGGGACGTCCTGGCCGAGGTCATCCGCGAGCACCCCGTGCTGCTCAACCGCGCCCCCACCCTGCACCGCCTGGGAATCCAGGCCTTCGAGCCTCAGCTCATCGAGGGCAAGGCCATCCAGCTGCACCCGCTCGTGTGCGGCGCCTTCAACGCCGACTTCGACGGCGACCAGATGGCCGTCCACCTGCCGCTGGGCGCCGAGGCGCAGGCCGAGGCCCGCATCCTCATGCTGTCCTCCAACAACATCCTCAAGCCCTCCGACGGGCGCCCGGTGACCATGCCCAGCCAGGACATGATCATCGGCACCTACTACCTCACCTCCGACCCCGACCCGGCGGTCGAGGTCGAGCGCGACGCCGAGGGCAACGAGATCGTCCCGGCCTTCTCCTCCTTCGCGGAGGCGGTCATGGCCTACGACTTCGGCAAGCTCCACGTCAACGCCGCCTGCGACATCCGCTTCGAGGAGGGCATCGCCGCGCCCGAGGGCTGGGAGCCGCCCGAGGGCTGGAGCGAGGGCGACCCGATCACCCTGCGCACCTCGCTGGGACGGGCCCTGTTCAACACCTCGCTGCCCGAGACCTTCCCCTACGTCAACTACGTCGTGGACAAGAAGCAGCTGGGCAACATCGTCAACGCCCTGGCGGAGAACTACTCCCGCGTGGAGGTGGCCGCCTCCCTGGACGCCCTCAAGGCCAACGGCTTCTACTGGTCCACCTGGTCCGGTATCACCGTGGCCTTCGCCGACGTCGTCTCCCCGGAGGCCAAGCAGGAGATCCTCGTGCGCTACGAGAACGAGGCCGCCGAGATCGAGGAGCAGTTCGAGCTCGGTGCCCTCACCGAGGACGACCGCTACGCCTCGCTCATCGACATCTGGACCAAGGCCACCGCCGAGGTCGCCGAGGCGATGCGCGAGAACTTCCCGCAGCGCAACACCGTCTACCAGATGGTGGTCTCCGGGGCCCGAGGCAACTGGGACCAGATCCGTCAGCTCGCCGGTATGCGCGGCCTGGTGGCCGACCCCAAGCAGCGCCTCATCGAGCGCCCCATCAAGTCGAACTACCGTGAGGGCCTGAGCGTCCTGGAGTACTTCATCGCCACCCACGGCGCCCGCAAGGGCCTGGCGGACACGGCGCTGCGTACCGCCGACTCCGGCTACCTCACGCGTCGTCTGGTCGACGTCTCCCAGGACGTCATCGTCCGCGAGGAGGACTGCGGCACCCGCAAGGGCCTGACCAAGCGGATCTTCTCCTGGATCGAGGCCGGCGACGAGCTCATCAAGGAGCCCTCGGAGATCCTGGGCACCACCGTGTTCGGCACCACCCTGGCCCGCGACGCCATCGACGCCGAGGGCAACCTCATCATCGAGGCCGGCGCCGACCTCGGCGACGCCGAGATCCAGGCCGCCATCGACGCGGGCATCGAGGAGATCACGGTCCGCTCCGTGCTGACCTGCGACTCCAACGTCGGTACCTGCGCCGCCTGCTACGGCCGCTCGCTGGCCACCGGCAAGCGCGTCGACATCGGTGAGGCCGTCGGCATCATCGCCGCCCAGTCCATCGGTGAGCCCGGCACGCAGCTGACCATGCGTACCTTCCACACCGGTGGTGCGGCCGGCGCCGCCGACATCACCCAGGGTCTGCCCCGTGTGCAGGAGCTCTTCGAGGCCCGCACGCCCAAGGGCGAGGCCGCCGTGGCCGAGGCCGCCGGCACCCTCAAGATCGAGGACGACGCCGACGGCAAGCGCCTGGTCATCACCCGCGACGACGGCGAGGAGGACGTCATCGTCCCGGTCTCGCGCCGTCAGCGCCTGCTGGTGACCGACGGTGACCACGTGGAGCCCGGTCAGGCCCTCACCGAGGGGCCGGTCGACCCCAAGAAGGTCCTGCGCCTGCGCTCGGTGGCCGCCACCCAGCGGCACCTCGTCGAGGAGGTCCAGGAGGTCTACCGCTCCCAGGGCGTGGACATCCACTCCAAGCACATCGAGGTCATCGTGCGCCAGATGCTGCGCCGCGTGACCGTGCTGGACTCCGGGGACACCAACCTCCTCCAGGGAGACCTGGTCGACGTCATGCACTACCGCGCCGAGAACCGCCGGGTCATGGCCGAGGGCGGCAAGACCGCCACCGGTCGTACCGAGCTCATGGGCATCACCAAGGCCTCGCTGGCCACGGACTCCTGGCTGAGCGCCGCCTCCTTCCAGGAGACCACGCGCGTGCTCACCGAGGCCGCCATGAACGGCAAGTCCGACCCGCTGCTGGGCCTCAAGGAGAACGTCATCCTCGGTAAGCTCATCCCCGCCGGTACGGGCCTGGCCCGCTACTCGGACATCGAGGTCGAGCCCACCGAGGAGGTCAAGGCCGAGGTCTTCTCCCGCGTGGACCTGGGGGACAACGTCTTCGGTGAGTCCGTCGCCTTGGACGACTTCCACTTCGGCGGCGACCTGCGCGCGGACTTCTCCGACGACTTCCGCACCGGTTTCTCCAGCAGCGAGGACGTCGAGTTCTAG
- the rpoB gene encoding DNA-directed RNA polymerase subunit beta: MAASRTSAPTAADIAARTASRRINFAKIAEPMQAPNLLALQTESFDWLVGNERWRERMIAANKAHPGSLPETSGLEEIFDEISPIEDFGETMALSFHDHRFEEPKYTAEECQEKDLTYSAPLYVVADFENFSTGEIKSQTVFMGDFPLMTDKGTFIVNGSERVVVSQLVRSPGVYFERTTEKATDKYVYNVKFIPSRGAWLEFEIDKSDRVSVRIDRKRKQDVTVFLLALGMDESEIRKEFADFPALTSALDEDRKITTQDEALLDIYKKIRPGEPPSVEAGRTLLENFYFNPKRYDLAKVGRYKINKKLGLASDLTESTLRIEDIVAALRYLLALHAGAETVEGVRDGEITEIAVEYDDIDHLGNRRIRAVGELIQAQVRTGMSRMERQVRERMTTQDVEAITPNTLINIRPVTAAIKEFFGTSQLSQFMDQNNPLAGLTHKRRLSALGPGGLSRERASMEVRDVHTSHYGRMCPIESPEGPNIGLIGSLATFGRINPFGFVETPYRVVVDGQVTDETHYLTADDEDRHVIAQANVTLTEDGHFAEDHVLCRVTGGEPALVPSSQVDLMDVSPRQMVSVGTSLIPFLEHDDANRALMGANMQRQAVPLIRPDAPLVGTGMERRTAVDAGDVLVADKAGVVTEVCADFVRVANDDGTEKVYKVAKFRRSNQGNCYNQRVVATEGERVEVGSVLADGPATNEGDLALGQNLLVAFMTWEGLNYEDAIIVSQRVVAEDMLTSIHIEEHEVDARDTKLGAEEITRDIPNVSEETLANLDERGIIRIGAEVRSGDILVGKVTPKGETELTSEERLLRAIFGEKAREVRDTSLRVPHGEYGIVTGVREIDAASDDAELPAGVNRMVRVYIAQRRKITVGDKLSGRHGNKGVISKILPVEDMPFLADGTPVDVILNPLGVPSRMNVGQVLELHLGWVASRGWDATAAREAGEAWTANLPENGIKAEPRTPVATPVFDGVRDNELMGLLDSTLPTSDGLQLVEPNGKARLFDGRSGEPFPYPISVGYMYILKLHHLVDDKIHARSTGPYSMITQQPLGGKAQFGGQRFGEMEVWAMEAYGAAHALQELLTVKSDDVNGRVKVYEAIVKGEDIPEPGIPESFKVLMKEMQSLCLNVEALDAEGSAIALDDTDDDGSRAAEELGFNLGRRPGGATASTVDEI, encoded by the coding sequence TTGGCTGCCTCGCGCACCTCTGCACCCACTGCTGCTGACATCGCCGCTCGTACCGCGTCGCGTCGTATCAACTTTGCCAAGATCGCTGAGCCCATGCAGGCTCCGAATCTGCTCGCCCTCCAGACCGAGAGCTTCGACTGGCTCGTCGGTAACGAGAGGTGGCGCGAGCGGATGATCGCCGCCAACAAGGCGCATCCGGGTTCCCTGCCCGAGACCTCCGGTCTGGAGGAGATCTTCGACGAGATCTCCCCGATCGAGGACTTCGGGGAGACCATGGCCCTGTCCTTCCACGACCACCGCTTCGAGGAGCCGAAGTACACGGCCGAGGAGTGCCAGGAGAAGGACCTCACCTACTCCGCCCCCCTCTACGTGGTGGCGGACTTCGAGAACTTCTCCACCGGTGAGATCAAGTCCCAGACGGTCTTCATGGGCGACTTCCCGCTCATGACCGACAAGGGCACCTTCATCGTCAACGGCTCCGAGCGCGTCGTCGTCTCCCAGCTCGTGCGCTCGCCCGGCGTGTACTTCGAGCGCACCACCGAGAAGGCCACGGACAAGTACGTCTACAACGTCAAGTTCATCCCCTCGCGCGGCGCCTGGCTCGAGTTCGAGATCGACAAGTCCGACCGCGTCTCGGTGCGCATCGACCGCAAGCGCAAGCAGGACGTCACCGTCTTCCTGCTGGCCCTGGGCATGGACGAGTCCGAGATCCGCAAGGAGTTCGCCGACTTCCCGGCCCTGACCTCCGCCCTGGACGAGGACCGCAAGATCACCACCCAGGACGAGGCGCTCCTGGACATCTACAAGAAGATCCGCCCCGGCGAGCCGCCGAGCGTCGAGGCCGGGCGCACCCTGCTGGAGAACTTCTACTTCAACCCCAAGCGCTACGACCTGGCCAAGGTCGGCCGCTACAAGATCAACAAGAAGCTGGGCCTGGCCTCGGACCTGACCGAGTCCACCCTGCGGATCGAGGACATCGTCGCGGCCCTGCGCTACCTGCTGGCCCTGCACGCCGGCGCCGAGACCGTCGAGGGCGTGCGCGACGGCGAGATCACCGAGATCGCCGTCGAGTACGACGACATCGACCACCTGGGCAACCGTCGTATCCGCGCCGTCGGCGAGCTCATCCAGGCGCAGGTGCGCACCGGTATGAGCCGCATGGAGCGTCAGGTGCGCGAGCGCATGACCACCCAGGACGTCGAGGCCATCACGCCGAACACGCTCATCAACATCCGGCCCGTGACGGCCGCGATCAAGGAGTTCTTCGGCACCTCCCAGCTCAGCCAGTTCATGGACCAGAACAACCCGCTGGCGGGTCTGACCCACAAGCGCCGCCTGAGCGCTCTGGGCCCCGGCGGTCTGTCCCGTGAGCGCGCCTCCATGGAGGTCCGCGACGTCCACACCTCCCACTACGGGCGCATGTGCCCCATCGAGTCCCCCGAGGGCCCCAACATCGGCCTCATCGGCTCGCTGGCCACCTTCGGGCGCATCAACCCCTTCGGCTTCGTCGAGACCCCCTACCGCGTCGTCGTCGACGGCCAGGTCACCGACGAGACCCACTACCTGACGGCCGACGACGAGGACCGCCACGTCATCGCCCAGGCCAACGTCACCCTCACCGAGGACGGCCACTTCGCCGAGGACCACGTCCTGTGCCGCGTCACCGGCGGTGAGCCGGCCCTCGTGCCCTCCTCGCAGGTGGACCTCATGGACGTCTCCCCGCGCCAGATGGTGTCGGTGGGTACCTCCCTGATCCCCTTCCTCGAGCACGACGACGCCAACCGCGCCCTCATGGGCGCCAACATGCAGCGCCAGGCCGTGCCGCTCATCCGCCCCGACGCCCCGCTGGTGGGCACGGGCATGGAGCGGCGCACCGCCGTCGACGCCGGCGACGTCCTCGTGGCCGACAAGGCCGGTGTCGTCACCGAGGTCTGCGCGGACTTCGTGCGCGTGGCGAACGACGACGGCACCGAGAAGGTCTACAAGGTCGCCAAGTTCCGCCGCTCCAACCAGGGCAACTGCTACAACCAGCGGGTCGTGGCCACCGAGGGTGAGCGCGTCGAGGTCGGATCGGTCCTGGCCGACGGCCCCGCCACCAACGAGGGAGACCTGGCCCTGGGCCAGAACCTCCTGGTCGCCTTCATGACCTGGGAGGGCCTCAACTACGAGGACGCCATCATCGTCTCCCAGCGCGTGGTCGCCGAGGACATGCTCACCTCGATCCACATCGAGGAGCACGAGGTCGACGCCCGTGACACCAAGCTGGGCGCCGAGGAGATCACCCGCGACATCCCCAACGTCAGCGAGGAGACCCTGGCCAACCTCGACGAGCGCGGCATCATCCGCATCGGCGCCGAGGTCCGCAGCGGTGACATCCTCGTGGGCAAGGTGACCCCCAAGGGTGAGACCGAGCTGACCAGCGAGGAGCGCCTCCTGCGCGCCATCTTCGGTGAGAAGGCCCGCGAGGTGCGCGACACCTCGCTGCGCGTGCCCCACGGCGAGTACGGCATCGTCACCGGCGTGCGCGAGATCGACGCCGCCTCCGACGACGCCGAGCTGCCCGCCGGCGTCAACCGCATGGTGCGCGTCTACATCGCCCAGCGCCGCAAGATCACCGTGGGTGACAAGCTCTCCGGCCGCCACGGCAACAAGGGCGTCATCTCCAAGATCCTGCCCGTGGAGGACATGCCCTTCCTGGCCGACGGCACCCCGGTCGACGTCATCCTCAACCCGCTGGGCGTGCCCAGCCGCATGAACGTCGGCCAGGTCCTCGAGCTGCACCTGGGCTGGGTGGCCTCCCGCGGCTGGGACGCCACCGCGGCCCGCGAGGCCGGCGAGGCCTGGACCGCCAACCTGCCCGAGAACGGCATCAAGGCCGAGCCCCGCACGCCCGTGGCCACGCCCGTCTTCGACGGTGTGCGCGACAACGAGCTCATGGGGCTGCTGGACTCCACGCTGCCGACCTCCGACGGCCTGCAGCTGGTCGAGCCCAACGGCAAGGCGCGCCTGTTCGACGGCCGCTCCGGTGAGCCCTTCCCGTACCCCATCTCGGTGGGCTACATGTACATCCTCAAGCTCCACCACCTCGTGGACGACAAGATCCACGCCCGCTCCACGGGTCCGTACTCCATGATCACCCAGCAGCCGCTGGGCGGTAAGGCCCAGTTCGGTGGTCAGCGCTTCGGTGAGATGGAGGTGTGGGCCATGGAGGCCTACGGCGCCGCCCACGCCCTCCAGGAGCTCCTCACCGTCAAGTCCGACGACGTCAACGGCCGTGTCAAGGTTTACGAGGCCATCGTCAAGGGCGAGGACATCCCCGAGCCCGGCATCCCCGAGTCCTTCAAGGTGCTCATGAAGGAGATGCAGTCGCTGTGCCTGAACGTCGAGGCCCTGGACGCCGAGGGCAGCGCCATCGCCCTGGACGACACCGACGACGACGGCTCGCGCGCCGCCGAGGAGCTCGGCTTCAACCTGGGCCGGCGTCCGGGTGGGGCCACCGCCTCCACGGTCGACGAGATCTGA
- the rplL gene encoding 50S ribosomal protein L7/L12, giving the protein MAKLTTEELIEQFKELTLIELSEFVKAFEETFDVTAAAPAAVAVAAAPGAAGGEAAAEEKDEFDVILEAAGDKKIQVIKEVRALTSLGLKEAKELVDGAPKPVLEGANKEAAEKAKEQLEGAGATVTLK; this is encoded by the coding sequence ATGGCGAAGCTGACCACCGAAGAGCTCATCGAGCAGTTCAAGGAGCTCACCCTCATCGAGCTCTCCGAGTTCGTCAAGGCCTTCGAGGAGACCTTCGACGTTACCGCCGCCGCTCCGGCCGCCGTGGCCGTTGCCGCTGCCCCCGGCGCTGCCGGTGGCGAGGCCGCCGCCGAGGAGAAGGACGAGTTCGACGTCATCCTCGAGGCCGCCGGCGACAAGAAGATCCAGGTCATCAAGGAGGTGCGCGCCCTGACCTCCCTCGGCCTGAAGGAGGCCAAGGAGCTCGTCGACGGCGCTCCCAAGCCCGTCCTCGAGGGCGCCAACAAGGAGGCCGCCGAGAAGGCCAAGGAGCAGCTCGAGGGCGCCGGCGCCACCGTCACCCTCAAGTGA
- the rplJ gene encoding 50S ribosomal protein L10, with translation MARPDKEAAVAALADKFRQADAVLLTEYRGLSVAQLKELRRSLAGNAEYTVVKNTLAAIAARQVGLEGFADDLKGPSALTFVSGEPVEAAKALRDFAKDNQQLVIKGGVMDGAVLSADGVDKLASLESREVLLAKTAGAVKASLSKAAYLFAAPASQAVRTVDALREKQETAA, from the coding sequence ATGGCACGGCCTGACAAGGAAGCAGCCGTCGCTGCTCTGGCGGACAAGTTCCGCCAGGCTGACGCGGTCCTGCTGACTGAGTACCGGGGACTGAGCGTCGCCCAGCTCAAGGAGCTGCGTCGTTCCCTCGCTGGTAACGCCGAGTACACCGTGGTGAAGAACACGCTTGCTGCGATCGCTGCCCGCCAGGTCGGGCTCGAGGGCTTCGCCGACGACCTCAAGGGCCCCTCCGCCCTGACCTTCGTCTCCGGTGAGCCGGTCGAGGCTGCCAAGGCTCTGCGTGACTTCGCCAAGGACAACCAGCAGCTCGTCATCAAGGGCGGTGTCATGGACGGCGCCGTGCTGTCCGCCGACGGCGTTGACAAGCTTGCCTCTCTCGAGTCCCGCGAGGTGCTGCTCGCCAAGACCGCGGGCGCCGTCAAGGCGTCCCTGTCCAAGGCTGCGTACCTCTTCGCCGCACCGGCCTCCCAGGCCGTGCGCACCGTCGACGCCCTGCGCGAGAAGCAGGAGACCGCGGCCTGA
- a CDS encoding DUF6912 family protein, protein MRIYLPATAAHLRAAALGSSQEPLLAHAATPALARALPEEDEEGLEVSASLCAADASLVLLAEPEAEGLADRRIVIAADVDAEHVRELAVEGDVLPGTVEVATEISWDDVAALLVDESEAQADVRAARLGDEDAFERAAEADLLWFDVTERDALAESLGV, encoded by the coding sequence ATGCGCATCTACCTTCCCGCCACCGCCGCCCACCTGCGTGCCGCCGCCCTCGGCTCCTCGCAGGAGCCGCTTCTGGCCCACGCCGCCACCCCCGCGCTCGCTCGTGCTCTGCCGGAGGAGGACGAGGAGGGCCTGGAGGTCTCGGCCTCCCTGTGCGCCGCCGACGCCTCCCTCGTGCTGCTGGCCGAGCCCGAGGCCGAGGGACTGGCTGACCGGCGCATCGTCATTGCCGCCGACGTCGACGCTGAGCACGTGCGCGAGCTCGCCGTCGAAGGAGACGTGCTGCCGGGTACGGTCGAGGTCGCCACCGAGATCTCCTGGGACGACGTCGCGGCCCTGCTCGTGGACGAGTCCGAGGCGCAGGCGGATGTCCGTGCCGCCCGACTCGGTGACGAGGACGCCTTCGAACGCGCGGCCGAGGCCGACCTGCTCTGGTTCGACGTCACCGAGCGCGACGCGCTGGCCGAGAGCCTCGGGGTCTGA